In Microbulbifer pacificus, the genomic stretch GGGCCTGGCGCGTGGTATCGGCGCACTCAACCTGCGTATGATCACGACCATTGTCGCCTCCTGGATCGTCACCCTGCCCGCTGGCGCCGGCCTGGCGATCCTGTTCTTCTTCTTCTTCAAGGGCGTCTTCGGTTGGTAACAAGGGGCTGGTAACAACAACCTCGAGCGCGCCGGACGGAAATAGAAATTACCGGCGGCGCCTGTTAAAAAGGGAGCGCTGTTCAGCGCTCCCTTTTTTTGTGCTGGCAAAATTGAGAAGGAAACTCCCATGCAACTGCCCATTTACCAGGCCGACGCCTTCACCTCCGAACTGTTCAAGGGCAACCCCGCCGCCTACGTTCCGCTCAGCCACTGGCTCGACGATCAGCTGATGCAACAGATCGCCGCGGAAAACAATCTCGCGGAAACCGCGTTTACCGTCCCCGCCGACAACGGCTTCGAACTGCGTTGGTTCTCCCCCACCGAAGAAGTGCCTCTGTGCGGCCATGCCACCCTCGTCACCGCGCATCTGCTGTGGACGGAGCTGGGGTTCACCGACGACACCATTCACTTTTACACCCGCAGCGGCGAGCTGATGGTGCGTCGGGCAAACGGGTTGCTGGCGCTGGACTTTCCCGCGCAGAAAAACAGTGAAATTCCCTTAGCCGAAAGCTATGCACAAGCTCTGGGCGCGACACCTGTGCGAGCGCTGGAAATCACCGGTTCCAATCAGCAGCTGCTGCTGGAGTTCACCTCCGCCGACACCGTCGCCGGTCTTGCTCCCGACATGCGCGCGGTAAAAAACCTCCCCTACAAAGGCGTGATCTGCACCGCCCCCGGAGATGGCTTCGACTGCGACTTCGTCAGTCGCTTCTTCGCCCCGGCCATCGGTATCGACGAAGACCCGGTGACGGGCTCCGCGCATACCCGGCTGGTACCGTTCTGGGCGCAGAAACTCGGCAAGACGATATTGAAAGCGAAACAGGTTTCACCGCGGGGTGGTGAGCTGGAGTGCGAATTGAATGGTGACAGGGTGATCATGCGCGGCCGCGCGGTGACGTACCTCAAAGGACAAATCAACCTCTAAACTCAAGTTTGACCGGAGTGCTGAATTTTTCGCGAAGGTGTCGCTACCGGTGCAGTCTTGCAAGACCTTCTAAAACAGGAATGTTTTAAAAGAGCCTCCAAAAAACTACCAGTAATGGTAGTGAAGCTGTTCGTTTTTCCGCGGCCCATGGATCTGCCAGATCAGTTCAATCTCATCCGCATGAAGAATCAAATCCGCGGTGTAGGTGTCCTCCCCACACAAATGCGGCGACTGGTGACGAAACCCGTGCTCGGTGACGGGCACCAGATTGAACAGTAACACCGGCGCCTCCCGACGCAGATGCTCCAACCGCACAGCATCGAGACAGCGGGTCCAGCGGTAGGTGTTCTGCAGATCAATCCTGTGGCCATCAACATCGGTAAATGCCGCGCGCTCCGCAAACAGAATATGCGCACCAAAACTGGTAACCTCCACCTCACCGCGACCGTGCCCGCGCCAGTTGGTCTGTGAACCCGGACCATTGCTGGCAGTAAAGCTGAACGCGTGCACGTTCTTCAAACGCTCAATAAGCTGCGCCAACGCCGCCAGGGATCTGAAATCCATCGGCAAACTCACCGGTAAAACATTCCATTCATGATTCTGTTAATCCTCATCACCCTGCTGTGGGCCTTCTCCTTCAGCCTGATCGGCGTCTATCTCGCCGGCCAGGTCGACAGCTACTTTGCCGTACTCACACGCGTACTGCTCGCCACCCTGGTTTTTCTGCCGTTTCTCAACTGGCGAACCCCGCCACGCACCGCACTCACACTGATGGCCATCGGCGCCGTGCAGCTGGGATTGATGTACCTGTTCTACTACCAGTCTTTTTTGCTGCTGAGCGTGCCAGAGGTTCTGCTGTTCACCATTTTCACCCCGGTATACATCGCCCTGATCTACGATCTGTTAGCGCGGCAGTTTTCCCCCCGGAACCTGCTGGTGGCAGCCATCGCCGTGCTGGGCGCCGCCGTCATTCGCTGGGACAACCTGAGCGACGATTACTGGAAAGGCTTTTTCGTGGTGCAGGGTGCCAACCTCTGCTTTGCCGCCGGCCAGGTGGCCTACAGGCAGTGTATGCAATCCTCGCATACCCGTGTGCAATCGCTGCCACCACGACAGACCTTCGGCTGGTTCTTTATCGGCGCCAGCATGGTTGCCTTTGTCGCGTGGTTG encodes the following:
- a CDS encoding carboxylate/amino acid/amine transporter encodes the protein MILLILITLLWAFSFSLIGVYLAGQVDSYFAVLTRVLLATLVFLPFLNWRTPPRTALTLMAIGAVQLGLMYLFYYQSFLLLSVPEVLLFTIFTPVYIALIYDLLARQFSPRNLLVAAIAVLGAAVIRWDNLSDDYWKGFFVVQGANLCFAAGQVAYRQCMQSSHTRVQSLPPRQTFGWFFIGASMVAFVAWLALGTPKYPTAPIQWGVLAWLGAVASGLGFFLWNKGATRVSPGTLAAMNNALIPAGLLVNLLIWNRDADLPRLAIGGAIIVVAVLMSERHTRRRISR
- a CDS encoding DUF6314 family protein, with the protein product MDFRSLAALAQLIERLKNVHAFSFTASNGPGSQTNWRGHGRGEVEVTSFGAHILFAERAAFTDVDGHRIDLQNTYRWTRCLDAVRLEHLRREAPVLLFNLVPVTEHGFRHQSPHLCGEDTYTADLILHADEIELIWQIHGPRKNEQLHYHYW
- a CDS encoding PhzF family phenazine biosynthesis protein yields the protein MQLPIYQADAFTSELFKGNPAAYVPLSHWLDDQLMQQIAAENNLAETAFTVPADNGFELRWFSPTEEVPLCGHATLVTAHLLWTELGFTDDTIHFYTRSGELMVRRANGLLALDFPAQKNSEIPLAESYAQALGATPVRALEITGSNQQLLLEFTSADTVAGLAPDMRAVKNLPYKGVICTAPGDGFDCDFVSRFFAPAIGIDEDPVTGSAHTRLVPFWAQKLGKTILKAKQVSPRGGELECELNGDRVIMRGRAVTYLKGQINL